The DNA segment AAATGCTTCCAAGAGGCTTAAATTATATATGAAGGCTTTCTCCGAAGAAGATAGTACGGCGTCGAAGGGATTGATTTCGCAAGCCAAGCTTCTTAATACCACAGCAACCAAACTTCTAAAAAATATCGAATCCAAGCAAGTAAGAGTACTATGGATTCCCACATGAAATAATAAATTAGTATTGATTAGGTAAAATCcttattaaaaaaatgtatattgACATGTCATGCTACAATATTTTGAACAGGAGAGCATGAAATGGGAGATAATTCCAGCCATGTTCTTTAAATCCTACAACAAAAATCCAGCAGAGAAATTGACAAATCTTGAATCCATATTAAAGGGAATGGAGATTTCCTTGACAGATTCTTCCGAATTCCCAGTTAAGAAATTGGATTCCCAGCTGATCAATAATGGCCTTCTTGTGATGGAGGAGCAATTCTTGAACCAAGTTAACAACATGGCCGTGGAAAAGACGATCTTACCGCGGTCTGATACAGAAATGGATTCAGTATTTTCTCAAACCTTGCAAACCAGTACCGTCCCATTAACGAGCAAAGATTTCCCCTCCTTGTTCTTTATGTTTTGTTTAAAACTCATGCAAGGTAAATCGACACGATCCGTTTTACCCGAAGTTTCATCCAAACCAGGATCAGAATCATCAAATGAGCACTCACAGAAAGAGAAAAGTTGGCCCTTGATCACAAAAGTATGGAGTTTCAGTCCTATTACAGTTAACAGAACAAGATTAATGCCTGCCTTAAGATGCTCAGTTTCTTTAGGATTCGCGGTTCTGTTTGGATTGATATATAGTAAGGAAAACGGCTTCTGGTCGGGTCTTCCTGTGGCGATAAGCCACGCTGCAGCACGCGAAGCGACGTTCAATGTTGCAAACATTAAAGCACAAGGGACAGTTTTAGGGACGGTCTATGGAGTGATGGGGTGCTTTCTTTTCGAAAAATACGTGCACATAAGATTTATTTCACTGCTTCCATGGTTCATTTTCTGCAGTTTCTTGCGAACCAGCAAAATGTATGGCCAAGCCGGTGGGATTTCTGCGGTTATAGGGGCCGTGTTAATCTTGGGAAGAGATCATTTCGGCACCCCTAGTGAATTTGCAATAGCTCGAATCGTGGAAACTTTCATCGGTTTATCTTGTTCTATAATGGTGGATATGCTCTTGCAGCCTACAAGAGCTGCTGTTTTGGCCAAGATTCAAGTTTCCAACTGTCTCCAAGTGTTGCACGAATCCGTGGGATCGGTGAGCATCGCGACGTGGGGCGAGTTTTTCTTAGGAGAGCGGCGAAAGAAGCTGAAAACTCATGTAAATGAGCTTGGAAAGTTCATGGAGGAAGCTGAGATGGAACCCAATTTTTGGTTCTTGCCTTTTCATAGTGCTTGCTATAGTAAGCTCAAAGTGTCTTTGTCAAAAACGGTGGATTTCTTGCTTTTCGGGAGCCAAGCACTCGTGTTCCTAAAACAAGAATTGTCAAGAAATGGAGACACCAAGATTTTAAGACAAGATTCTATTGTCAAACTAGAATCCGACATCAACCTCTTAAAAGATGTGATTTCCTCTGCCATAGAACTCTTTAAGGAAGTTAGTTTGGTGAGATCACTCGAGAAAATCGAACGCGAGTTCGAGAGGAGGAGAGATTCGCTCGATCTTGAGTTGGGAAAATCCTCGGTTGCATGTGTGATGGAATGGTCAAAATTCGATGATGATGCGCTTGAAAAGAACACAAGTTCTTTTCTTCAACATTTAGAAGAAGTTGTGGATGAAATGGAGGTGGATGAAGTCAAGAACCAAGTGATTTTGAGCTTGTGTTGTTTGATGTTTTGCATGAGAGGTTTGCTTAGAGAGACCAAGGAGATCGAGAAGGCAATGAAAGAACTCGTTCAATGGGAGAATCCCTCGAGTCAAGTGGATATGGTTGATATTTTATGTAAGATTTGCGCATTGGGAAAAAGTGTACAATGTTAATTCATGTGAAATTAAAGGATATACAATGGTTATTGCTCTGATTCttacaaatatattttgaagcctgatcaatctttttttttatttaattgtacCCCATctttatttttctgaattcaTAAGTAAGACAATATTATCTCATATTCAttagttaaaaaaaatagataagataaaacaacaataattataGATTAATTCATATCTATTGTCTGAGTATAATTTATGAATAACACTATTAGCGCAATAAAGTAAAATGGCATCACTATTTTCGAGTCAAATCACAAATGCCATTAAAACCAAAACATTTCATTTTTCCAAATTATATATAAAGTGAAATTATAGTATATGTAAATTGGATGTAATTTAGATATATGATATATCAGATCTCTCTCAGTCGTCTcacatatatttatttgtgaaaatgatCGATCCGATCCATATGTATAGTAACAAAAATTTTGACATACAAAATAATACATTTCCATGAGTTGAATTGAATAATTAAATTTGTCTCAAAAAACTACTCGCGACGAGACAATTACACAAAAATTTTAGTAAATTAAGAAATAAGTAATTGAACAACATTATATCGTGAAATATCTACATATGGTGATGTCATTTGgatatttatctttttatttattatatatttagatCTTATTAGAATCTTTTTAATTGGTTTATTACATTGCATATTTATGTCCTAAAATCTTGTAATTTTCTAATAcaaaagtattatttaaaaaaaacaaaaatattaaataacatgatatcttattttatataattttgctCAACATTTTCAAAAGTAAAGCTTATATAGAATTAAGATGCATATAtgagattaaatatatattttatggaaTTCTTACCAATTTCATaggggaaaaaaaaacaaatgattGAAAATCAAATGAGTTTGACTTTGTGTTTTCCGGCAAGAATAGATTGGAATTGATAACAAAAAATGAGTGAGTTTGCCCTAATTTAATTTAACACAGAGCTTGGAAATGGCGGCCCTGATTTACCAAATCTTCTCCTCCTCCGCGCTGGTGTCGCTAGGGCTGTACCACCTCGTCTCCGCCACCAAGCACCACCTCAAATCGCCGCGCGATTACGCCGCCAAGCTCTACCACCCCTTCCCCAACTCCAACCAGCAGCATCGCTTCCTCAGGTATTTACAGCTTCACCTCGTTATCGTCTTCCTATTCATCGCCCTAATCCACCAGCTCATTGTCTCCTCCGACGCCGATCCCCTTCTCAAGGGCCGGACGCCGGTGCACCGCCTCATATCACTGCAGTCCGCCGCCGTGATATTCTGCTTCATCCTCCTCTCCGCCGCGGTCCTCGTATCCGAAGCCACCTCTCTCCTCCCTCTCCCCTCCGATCTCTTCTTCGCGATCGCCTCCGCGCTCTTCTTCCTACAGTACTCCCTCTCCGCATCCGACGCCGCGGTACAGACTTCGGATCTCCAAGCCAAGTGCGATTCCGTCGCGGCGCATGTTTCCGCATTGTCGTCTGCCCTCTGCCTTGTTCTCTGCTGTGAGCCCAAACTCTACGCGGCCGATGCTGCTCTCGGAGCCTCTTTCTGCCTGCAAGGGCTGTGGGCCCTGCAAACAGGGCTATCGCTCTACGTGGATGCCTTCATCCCGGAAGGCTGCCACAAGCTGCTTGATGTCGTGAGCGGGGTCGAGGGATCGACCAAGTGCGAATTGGATGACTCGAAGCTAAGGGCAGTGGCAGTCTTGGATCTCATGTTCGTGCTTCATGCCCTTTTCGTGCTTGCCATTTTTATCGTGACTTATGCTGTTATTGCCAAGACTTTGGGTATCCGCAGCAGATTTGGATCATATGAAGCCTTGCCCACAGGGGCTGCTGCAGATTCCAATCATATTCAGTTAAAGACTATTGCCGGAACTCAAGCCTGATCAGCGAGGTATTTTGTCTTCTTTAATCCTATGTTGAAATCATTGTACTTCATACCAACAACTTCGAGTGAATTTTTGTCGACGAAAGCGAGCATGTACGATGTGGCCAAATTGAAATGATTCTCGTTAAGCAACGCGTGGATATTTGATAGGAATTCTTTACCTCAACTATTTTGTTGTATCTTTCACTTGTTTACTCGATGCCAATGTACTTGGAGACTAAACTAGAAATCTGATGTTACGGCATGAAGTAATGCAAAGAATTCCTTACAATATCCAAACGATTATAAAAATTAAGATGCAAAACTTGCATTATAGATCAAAACAAGATTTCCCTTTTGCCCTCTTTGTTCTGTTAATCTCAATAGCTTTTCAAGAAACCGAAGAACATTGGGAATCTAGTGGTTTGGGTTTGGAGGGATCGGAtgaaataaaattcataatcgAAGAAATATCCTCTCCTCCACTAACTCGCACCAGCCATGACATTGAGTAAACGATGAACCTTACTTCACTGTTTAAGTATATAGCATGCAGAAAAAGTTTGCTAAAAATTGATGTAGTCCTCAAACATCGACATCTATAAGGTGGTAATATTTGATTCAACTACTATATTTGTGTTTTAAATAGAATCTATTTTGCATAAACATTTTCTCTTTCTTGCCCACAAACCTAAATTTTCGGTACAATTCATTGTCCGCATTTTGCAGCACATATATGCatgtattaataataataaaaaaaagattttaagtttttaaactGAACGTAAAACTGAAATTGCGTTAACTCGAGTCTCGAAGCCCATAATTTTCATTCCAAGTGTTTACCAGACAGAACACTTTTGACGTGCAAAGAGCCTCGTTATACCAGAGGCGGTGCCGATAGCGACCTTGGCAGGTGCTTGTTCATATAGAAGGAAAAAGTTCATTCAGTACCTCTCCCTTTCTAATTCAAATCGACCGGTAGATTCGACCCCGATTATGATTTCACGGAGTCTTTATTAAGTAAAAGACGCAGTACACAATTTTCCGATAACTTTCTGTTAAATGAAATCATTTGTGAAAGTAGAATATCATCGAAAAGCATGATGCTGCATCGaacatatcaagtcagaaaTATGTTGCTAATGGTCcgaagaaaaattttaaaacaaaaatacaagCATGGATGGTAACATACAATGCAGCCCATGAAAACTCTGATTTTAGATCTTTTTAGTGAAATCAGTAGTAGTAATTGCCTCTAAATGTAATCCGCAGAAATGACAAGGATAAGCCAAAAAAGTTACGCTGCAACAAGATCTGGTGTTTCCGCCTCCACAGATAACAAAGCAGTGTGTACTTTATCTACCCAGTTGTCGAGCCTGTTGCGCAAGGACTTGATCTGAGGAATTCCAAGAACTCTAGGTTGCACCCACGATACATAAACAGTTCCCTCAACTTGATCAATTATCCCCTCTATCAGATGCACCTGCAGCAACAATTAGGCAGCAGTAACCATCTAACCAGGCCAAATACATAATTTGAAGTCCAAAACGTGTCTGGAACAGTTAATGCTACTTTTTCAGTTTAAACCTAATATGACATATTTAAGATGATGTCATAAACCCAGAAAGTTGTAATACCGaattcaaaatatcacttgagaAAAAATTGGATTAAGAAGATATCAATTCCATCGTACTTACTGAAAGGCTCTTCATGAGAAGATACTCCACATCTTCTACGGTAAGCTTTGTCCGGTCAGCGATGACACTCAGTGGAATAGTTCTATCATCTGATGAACGGCTGCAGGCAACAGATGTTTCACGAGCTCATCAAAAAATAGAATAGCACAGTAACTCATTAACATCAGCCATTATGTAATTCTCCTAATTCACCTGAAAATAATCTCCATCAAGCAGAGAATGTTTATCTTTTCCAGAAGCTTTTTCTCATTCTGGACCAAGGCAGGTTGGGTACGCAGAGCAGCTCCATGAACATTACATAGTTCTTGATAACGAATTAAATCACCAGAGTTGAACGCTTCGATTATGTAGTATAACCACCCAACTTTAGTCCCCAGAAGACTTTTTATCTGCAGAAATGCCAGATATAACAAATAGTCCAACAAACATTTAAAAGATACGATAATAAGAAAATTTTTAGAGCAATGCAACCCCGTCCATTGATTTGAAGTACAATGTTTGTTTTTGGTATGCTTGTCAGTGTTGCACACACAAAAGTATGAGGTAGACCATAAAGTTCATATAAAGGTACCATGTAGGGTATGGGTACGTGATCGTTGAGAATTGAGAAACCACTAGACGGGCATCCCTTAAATATCATTTCCGAAAGATAGAACTTTTACATGATACTTACAATTGGATGCGCAAGAAGTTCACCAAAATTGTAGATGTTTTCCCCCAACAATGCTGACAGAGACAAATCAAATGCCAAATCCTTGGAAGCAACCAATGGCATAGTTAGTTAGCCAAAAAGACAGCATTAGTAAATCTCCTTCACTTAGAAAATCATACTACAAAAGAACAAAGGAAAATGCTTATGGAATGAAGCATTTATATTCAATAGTAACTTCATCAACTCATGCATGAAACAATGAAAAGAACCTTGCTGCATTCCGCATTATCACAGCCAAAAAACAGGACACATAAACttgaaaataaacataaatgacTCTATCCATAAGCATATCAGCAAGCACAGATTTCACCCAGACCACAAAGGTGAAAGGTATACAAAACTTCTTCATGGTTCCGATGTTGCACGTGGCGTACGCTTTCCTGTACTACTCAGCATTGAGTTTTTAATCAGTAAATTtcataatattattttctttctAGCCCAGTAATTACAACTGGCAAAAGCCTCATCAAGTGGATTATGTAGTAGACCAATTCAGATCGATCAAACAAATTACCACAAAATATAAGAACAAggcaaaaaggaaaaaaaagatGATTACGGACTTCGtggaattaaattaatattgttGATTCTGTTGCCacgtgatttgaaagaaactagATACTTTTTCTCTCTTAAAAACGTATTCAACCTTTTTTTTACATTATCTCAGTAAAATATCATAGGTTTCCATTATTAGTTGAATTCCAAGACAGCCATGCATAACCTTGGTATCACCAAGCTGCCTCTTATATTATGAACTCAAAAGAGCACAAACAGCCTACCAGCTTGAATGATTCTGAGAGAGAATCCACGGCGGTGTAAGCTAGAAAAAGGAGAGCACTTTTATAAAATTCTGCAAACTCTTGACGAGATTTATGGTATTGTGATGAAACCCAATAGAAGCTGGCATACACAGACGGATCAATGTCAGTCATGCTATCAAGTGTGCATTTCCCCTCATCTAAAAGCTTCTTGCATTCTTTTTGATCTCCCTGCTCGAGCTTTAATGTACCGATTTGAACTTTGATATAAAGTATCGGTTCCTCTATGCGCATTTCTTTTGTATCACGTAGCTTTGCAATCACTCCTTCGAGATACTCTACAGCGGCCTCTTTCTCTGAGTATTGTCGAGAAACTATAACAGCAAAATGAGCAAGCTTGAGAAGATTGATCTTTGTCTCAAAATCAGTTATGAAATTGTGGTAAAGTTGAATTAGTGCATCCCCAGCCTGAATTAGAGAGATGAAAGAAATTTATCGTTATCTTCTAAGATAAGCTAAAGAAGCACAACAATGCAAAGAGGTAAATTATTGATATGGGAAGATAGACTACTCATAACATATTGTATAAATTAGGAAGGACAATCATTACTGTATCTAGCAAAGGATCAAACTACTGCCAATTGTTCATAAAATAAAGAGTATAATGTATGCCACTAAGGCCAACCTTTAAAAATAGCGAAATTGGCTATGAGATAAAAAATGCAATTCACATCACGATATGTTATGCAAAGTAACCAAATGGGTCTCGGGAAATCTCTCCACAGTTCAAACCCTTGATGCGTCTAAATCAATTGTATTGACTACATAACAAAGAAATAAAACTAGTTACACATACATATTTACAAGCTCACAAGTAACCATCGTCGAATCAATAAATAAATGcctttgattaaaaaaaaaaaagaattcaaAACAATATATTCGATTCTCTTGCCCTCTGCAATCACTTTTCAAAGACAAAATAGAATACCAAAGTATCTAATCATAAAATGCAAAGACATTCACACAACCTTAGGCATCTAAATTCAGAGAGACCGATACCCAATAAAGGAACTCCTGATAGCGTATGTTTTCTCAGTTCCTCAACAAACTTAATGAACTCTCCCACCATCGATACTCAAAATAAACTCCATTGCATCACTATGAATTCTCACAAATCTCTAAAACCACCCCCCAAAAAAGAATCACTCGAACAAAGCACTAAATTCCCAAAACCCATAAACACCATGCCAGTGCCCATAATGAAACGAACAAAACAATTGCACAAGAAAGTAAAACGGAAAAATTACATGACTACAGTAGCAAAATGAATAATAATTCACCGGAAAAGTAGTGGGAATCAATTGTAGGGTTTAGTACCTGAAATACGGCGAGTGCGACGAACTGTTCGAGCTTAAGAGTGAGCTCATGCCAGAGCTTGCGTTGGTACAGATCTGAAAGCGAGCTGTACCACTCCGACAGCTCGGGGTGCTCATTTCTTTGTGTCTCCAAATACTGCAAAGCCGCCATAGATCTTCGGCTCTCTTTATTCGCTCTTCAATCAACACACTCAAAATTTATACGGTGTTTCATGTagatttttcttttcctttcttttctttttttcgaTAATGATAATGATATATATTTCATTCCACTATCtttagtatatatatttttgtaaaaaaaataaaaagaattatatctttattattttagttttgttttaatttttaaaaaaatttccatcAAAGCTAATGACTTGTAGATACCACCGATTTAAATTCAGATTGAGTCTATGCTACCCCAATCGGGCAGTGCTCGGGTGGGGTAGCAACGGCCCGGATCACCCGGGTGATCACATTATGTGATCTCCCAGGTGATCCGGGCCCTTGATGCTGGCAGATTGGGCAGTGCCTGATTGCCAGCATAGACTCAACCCTAAATTTAGacctttttaaaaataacattaatgtgatattttttttttgagaaatatATTGTTACAATTTGGTCTCGAATTATACTTGACAGTGTTCGAGTTGGTAGAATATGCGAATATTTAGTCATTAGTTAAGTGATCGGACGAGTGAGATATATGAATGTTTGGTTAGTGGTCAAGATATCAATTCACCTTGCAAAACACTAGTGGGATAACGTTAAAAAGTTGGTAAAATCTTCATCTTATGTACCACTATTTATTGATTTTAACTTATCACCTAAGCACGGTGCTACAAAATTAATACAATTTCAGTTGGCCTATAAAGTCATGACAAGCACATTTTGGACCTAACCCACCAAGAAAAAATTGTCATAAGCAAACGCTAAATATAGTAGTAATCAGTGAGGTGAAATTATTTCATTTGCCTTCAAATCGAAGCAAAGCAAACTCCCTTTTCCCtataaaaatattgaataatCTTCTCATCATCCTTGGCAAAGAAACCACCCACAATGGTCCATTTCAAAGCTTTCCTCTTGCTTTTGCTACTCGTTTTCGGCTCCTCCATGGCGGCCAAGATCCCTTGTACCAAACATGGGAAACATGGTAAATGGAGATGGCAAAGGCAGCCATGGATGAACCATGGAAGCTTTCGTGGTCGCACTCGGGGACGACTCGTTGTTCCGACAGTCGAGAGTTTACTCCAAGTCCCCAAGTTCCCTGTTTGATCTGTTAGTTTCAAGCTATTGATATATGGTTGTGATCATATTGTTCCCACTTTCTTGTTGAATCTCCTCCTTCAACGTTGTAACATGTCACAACTGCTCGACACGATCTCGAACTTGTATACGTATTAAATACTTCGTATCTTATTAGACGAAGGGGAGACCTATGCATGTAATGTATGATTTTTATAAATGATACAAAATGGCTTGCCAGTgtgtatattttatatgatgttatTGAAGAATGGTTTTTGTTCTTATTTCATTAGAAATCATTTTAGGCGTACACTGAGATTGGATCATGGATGGTTCTGACAATGGACAATGAAATGGTTGTTTCTTGTCCAGAGATCGCAGCAATCATCCCACATTATTCACCAGTAAGAAATTTCAGAGACTTGTATTAACGTTGCGCTCAATTAGGACGAGAGCTCGAGTTCGAGACTCTTctcaagtttaaaaaaaaagagtaaTAATATGACTGGTGACAGTCATGGGCTGTCAACTTCAAGATAAGCATCATTTCCATATCGACCACGCAAAGCGATTCCTAAAGAGCTAAAATTCAAGTTTTTTTTGGATTTATCTCATCTTCTTGGGATAAATTAGCTGGAGAATCCAGGAGATAAGAATTTAGAAATGAATGGGAGTGGGGAAGGAATCATTA comes from the Henckelia pumila isolate YLH828 chromosome 1, ASM3356847v2, whole genome shotgun sequence genome and includes:
- the LOC140875595 gene encoding uncharacterized protein; translation: MAALIYQIFSSSALVSLGLYHLVSATKHHLKSPRDYAAKLYHPFPNSNQQHRFLRYLQLHLVIVFLFIALIHQLIVSSDADPLLKGRTPVHRLISLQSAAVIFCFILLSAAVLVSEATSLLPLPSDLFFAIASALFFLQYSLSASDAAVQTSDLQAKCDSVAAHVSALSSALCLVLCCEPKLYAADAALGASFCLQGLWALQTGLSLYVDAFIPEGCHKLLDVVSGVEGSTKCELDDSKLRAVAVLDLMFVLHALFVLAIFIVTYAVIAKTLGIRSRFGSYEALPTGAAADSNHIQLKTIAGTQA
- the LOC140890574 gene encoding 26S proteasome non-ATPase regulatory subunit 13 homolog B; translation: MAALQYLETQRNEHPELSEWYSSLSDLYQRKLWHELTLKLEQFVALAVFQAGDALIQLYHNFITDFETKINLLKLAHFAVIVSRQYSEKEAAVEYLEGVIAKLRDTKEMRIEEPILYIKVQIGTLKLEQGDQKECKKLLDEGKCTLDSMTDIDPSVYASFYWVSSQYHKSRQEFAEFYKSALLFLAYTAVDSLSESFKLDLAFDLSLSALLGENIYNFGELLAHPIIKSLLGTKVGWLYYIIEAFNSGDLIRYQELCNVHGAALRTQPALVQNEKKLLEKINILCLMEIIFSRSSDDRTIPLSVIADRTKLTVEDVEYLLMKSLSVHLIEGIIDQVEGTVYVSWVQPRVLGIPQIKSLRNRLDNWVDKVHTALLSVEAETPDLVAA
- the LOC140871862 gene encoding uncharacterized protein, with the protein product MSSQIESNRFKAMWRRCLASAFRTAIACTIVGGATLFGPEFLTRQVTLPAFSYVTVILIMNDATLGDSFRSCWLALYATVQGVLPAIFSLWLIGPARLNVGTTSVVAGLSGFIIALPENTHLVSKRIALGQIVLVYVVGFANGEKTDPIMHPVHVAASTALGAAACVLATLFPYPSLAFCEVKENCKLYIQNASKRLKLYMKAFSEEDSTASKGLISQAKLLNTTATKLLKNIESKQESMKWEIIPAMFFKSYNKNPAEKLTNLESILKGMEISLTDSSEFPVKKLDSQLINNGLLVMEEQFLNQVNNMAVEKTILPRSDTEMDSVFSQTLQTSTVPLTSKDFPSLFFMFCLKLMQGKSTRSVLPEVSSKPGSESSNEHSQKEKSWPLITKVWSFSPITVNRTRLMPALRCSVSLGFAVLFGLIYSKENGFWSGLPVAISHAAAREATFNVANIKAQGTVLGTVYGVMGCFLFEKYVHIRFISLLPWFIFCSFLRTSKMYGQAGGISAVIGAVLILGRDHFGTPSEFAIARIVETFIGLSCSIMVDMLLQPTRAAVLAKIQVSNCLQVLHESVGSVSIATWGEFFLGERRKKLKTHVNELGKFMEEAEMEPNFWFLPFHSACYSKLKVSLSKTVDFLLFGSQALVFLKQELSRNGDTKILRQDSIVKLESDINLLKDVISSAIELFKEVSLVRSLEKIEREFERRRDSLDLELGKSSVACVMEWSKFDDDALEKNTSSFLQHLEEVVDEMEVDEVKNQVILSLCCLMFCMRGLLRETKEIEKAMKELVQWENPSSQVDMVDILCKICALGKSVQC